A single region of the Moorena sp. SIOASIH genome encodes:
- a CDS encoding YkvA family protein, protein MGLQERLFRRFQKQEKPEDTQSLDQTLEQKPPGRIQSLLSKLPKPGTLKDTLVRLRNPEPSNTDKIRGKITGILSKFQKSTTKQDTPKRSENSAASNPGKIRTLLEKLQKNISPNDIQKIDQSLDQMNRGRIKEIFHKLLQKTKPEDIEKIDQNLERMNRGPIKEIWPKIQALAKMVRDPNAAWKGKALAIAALIYLISPFDAVPDVIPVAGLADDAALIIAVVSTLAQELENYMGRQAEKMAEIQVRKYNRIVRISLIGSIAAAIIAILVKYILSQTS, encoded by the coding sequence ATGGGTTTACAAGAAAGACTATTTCGGCGATTTCAAAAACAGGAAAAACCAGAGGATACCCAATCCCTCGACCAGACCTTAGAACAAAAACCCCCTGGGCGAATTCAGTCACTACTGAGCAAATTACCCAAACCAGGAACTCTTAAGGATACCCTAGTAAGGCTAAGGAATCCAGAACCAAGCAACACTGACAAAATTAGAGGCAAAATTACAGGAATACTCAGCAAATTTCAAAAATCTACCACTAAACAAGATACCCCCAAACGGTCGGAAAACTCAGCAGCAAGCAATCCTGGTAAGATTAGAACACTACTGGAAAAATTACAAAAAAATATCTCCCCCAATGACATCCAGAAAATTGACCAGAGCCTGGATCAGATGAACCGGGGGAGGATAAAAGAAATATTTCACAAATTGCTCCAAAAGACCAAGCCAGAAGACATCGAAAAAATTGACCAGAACTTAGAACGGATGAACCGGGGACCAATTAAAGAAATTTGGCCGAAAATTCAAGCTTTAGCTAAAATGGTCCGGGACCCTAATGCGGCTTGGAAGGGAAAAGCTTTAGCGATCGCAGCCTTAATCTATTTAATATCCCCCTTTGATGCTGTGCCAGACGTAATTCCCGTAGCTGGATTAGCCGATGATGCAGCCCTAATCATTGCCGTAGTTTCCACCCTAGCTCAGGAACTAGAAAATTATATGGGAAGACAGGCAGAAAAGATGGCCGAGATACAAGTCCGCAAGTACAATCGGATTGTCAGAATCAGTT
- a CDS encoding caspase family protein, which produces MTPEWEALIVGINRYPEYTNFNDLTVAALDGKNVAQRLEQYGYEPFRIQDLPLGLTQKGGGGPSSTGIVKLEELRSAVANLFNPPPPNQPPETALFFFSGHGCRQEVDGIEEVFLVTSDAFPDVGIYGYPLRELGEQIATSPVKQVVIWLDCCYSGELLSLLPFIPTDKAYCLITATRSFEPGVEISHEQGVFTKELLAGLNPENHPDGIVNSHNLALFIEQRMSRTGQRPLIANSEQAILLTTQFPKPSFQDKCPYRSLSYFTDKPEDALVFHGRSKLTQQLIERVRNKDRLLVVLGASGSGKSSLIRAGLLYQLKLGQAIPGSDRWHYLEPFTPQKTPKQRLQEVLEKGKLLDKNGEGVADSGYDSAPLAPQFWGEQNFQSPPKLGDLGGFPLSNAQPENCGEQNFQSPPKLGDLGGFPLSNAQPENSSLTPVVMIIDQFEECFTMSQPDQRLEFFNSLIELLEQKDNLIVLIAMRSDFRGRSRKYPQFVEKINRPLINVDHLNRQEIEEAIALPAELVGLGIEGRLKQQLINDVEDYPGSLPLLQYTLTELWKQSRQQQERFLRLETYQQLGGIQGTLEKRANQVFDSLSAEEQSVARRLLLELTQVGDTLDTRRRVRLGELVNSHHSLELLDAVSQKLASSENRLITRSHQENSQDVVLDVVHEALIRHWGKLLEWKQIYTEAMVIERKLEAAAEEWMEKGKRRDDAGVLLQGGRLVEAQEYLKNYGKLGMLNGLAEKYIQVSHQKHKQITRNRRLVAGAFIGVLVLGTVVSTKQARKAEESEIKALSQLSELLFSSKQPFDALKESLRAVRKLNKAHWVKGDTRIQVIASLRQSLYGVKEFNSLDEHSDPVTSVAFSPDGMTIASASADNTVKLWNHQGKPLHTLTGHSQPVISVAFSPDGQTIASASGDRTVKLWNLQGKLLHTLTGHSYPVKSVAFSYDGMTIATATFEGTVKLWNHQGQLLHTLTGYRDPFDFVIIVAFSPDGQTIATASDIGTASDEYTVKLWNLQGKHLHTLTGHSEPVTSVTFSPDGQTIASASDDNTVKLWNLQGKHLHTLTGHSEDVNSVAFSYDGMTIASGSSDNTVKLWNLQGKHLHTLTGHSEDVISVTFRPDGMTIASGSFDNTVKLWNLQGKPLHTLKGHSAPVISVTFRPDGMTIASGSYDNTVKLWNPQGKPLHTLKGHSAPVTSVAFSRDGMTIASGSHDNTVKLWNHQGKPLHTLKGHSATVTSVAFSRDGQTIASGSLDNTVKLWNLQGKPLHTLTGHRNGLTSVAFSYDGQTIASGSLDNTVKLWNLQGKPLHTLKGHSATVTSVAFSYDGQTIATASYDNTVKLWNLQGKPLHTLTGHRNGLTSVAFSYDGQTIASASDDNTVKLWNPQGKPLHTLTGHSDDVNSVTFSPDGQTIASASDDNTVKLWNLDLDDLVAKSCDWLEDYLVSHQEETELRKICRM; this is translated from the coding sequence ATGACACCGGAATGGGAAGCCCTAATCGTTGGCATTAACCGTTATCCAGAATACACCAACTTTAACGACCTGACCGTTGCGGCATTAGATGGGAAAAATGTCGCTCAACGATTAGAGCAGTATGGCTATGAACCGTTTCGGATTCAGGACTTACCCCTTGGGTTGACCCAAAAAGGAGGAGGGGGACCATCGAGCACAGGAATAGTAAAATTAGAGGAATTAAGGTCAGCAGTCGCTAATCTGTTTAATCCTCCACCTCCCAACCAACCTCCAGAAACCGCCCTATTCTTCTTTTCAGGCCATGGCTGTAGACAAGAGGTGGATGGTATTGAGGAAGTTTTCTTAGTGACTAGTGATGCCTTTCCTGATGTGGGAATTTATGGCTATCCTCTGCGGGAATTAGGTGAGCAAATCGCAACTAGCCCAGTGAAACAGGTAGTGATTTGGTTAGATTGTTGCTACAGTGGCGAGTTACTAAGCTTGCTCCCATTTATCCCAACTGATAAAGCTTACTGCTTGATTACTGCTACTCGTTCCTTTGAACCGGGAGTAGAAATTAGCCATGAACAAGGAGTATTTACCAAGGAGTTACTGGCAGGGTTGAATCCGGAAAATCACCCGGATGGTATTGTTAATAGTCATAATTTGGCCTTGTTTATTGAGCAGCGGATGTCAAGGACTGGACAACGTCCTTTAATCGCTAACTCTGAACAAGCCATTCTACTGACTACCCAGTTTCCCAAACCCAGCTTTCAGGATAAGTGCCCCTACCGGTCTCTGTCTTATTTTACCGATAAACCAGAGGATGCTCTGGTGTTTCACGGTCGCTCTAAGTTGACCCAGCAGTTAATTGAGCGAGTTAGAAATAAAGACCGTCTGCTGGTAGTGTTAGGGGCTTCCGGTAGTGGTAAATCTTCCTTAATCAGGGCGGGTTTATTGTATCAGCTGAAGTTAGGGCAGGCTATTCCCGGAAGCGATCGCTGGCATTATCTGGAACCTTTTACTCCTCAAAAAACACCAAAGCAAAGGTTACAGGAGGTGCTGGAAAAGGGAAAGCTTTTAGATAAAAATGGAGAGGGTGTGGCTGATTCTGGTTATGATTCTGCCCCCCTAGCCCCCCAATTTTGGGGGGAACAAAACTTTCAAAGTCCCCCAAAGTTGGGGGATTTAGGGGGCTTTCCCCTCAGCAACGCCCAGCCAGAGAATTGTGGGGAACAAAACTTTCAAAGTCCCCCAAAGTTGGGGGATTTAGGGGGCTTTCCCCTCAGCAACGCCCAGCCAGAGAATTCTAGTCTTACTCCGGTGGTCATGATTATTGACCAGTTTGAAGAGTGCTTCACTATGAGTCAACCTGACCAAAGGCTGGAATTCTTTAACAGTTTAATTGAATTATTAGAGCAGAAAGACAATCTAATTGTGTTAATCGCCATGCGCTCTGACTTTCGGGGGCGGTCGCGAAAGTATCCTCAATTTGTTGAAAAGATTAATAGACCATTAATTAATGTTGACCACTTGAACCGTCAGGAAATTGAAGAAGCGATCGCACTACCGGCGGAATTAGTAGGATTAGGGATTGAAGGGAGATTAAAACAGCAACTGATTAACGATGTCGAAGATTATCCAGGCAGCCTGCCCTTGCTCCAATATACTCTGACGGAATTATGGAAACAGTCAAGACAGCAGCAGGAAAGGTTTTTACGGTTAGAAACTTATCAACAGTTAGGGGGAATTCAGGGAACTCTAGAAAAGAGAGCCAATCAGGTATTTGATAGTCTCTCAGCGGAAGAACAAAGTGTGGCTAGGCGTTTGTTGTTGGAATTAACTCAAGTGGGAGATACTCTCGATACCCGTAGACGAGTACGCCTGGGTGAATTAGTCAATTCTCACCACAGTTTAGAACTGCTCGATGCTGTTAGCCAGAAGTTAGCCAGTTCAGAGAACCGCTTGATTACTAGAAGTCATCAAGAAAATTCCCAGGATGTGGTTTTGGATGTAGTTCATGAAGCCTTGATTCGCCACTGGGGAAAGTTGCTGGAGTGGAAGCAGATTTACACAGAAGCTATGGTGATCGAACGGAAGCTGGAAGCGGCGGCAGAAGAATGGATGGAAAAGGGAAAAAGACGTGATGATGCCGGTGTACTCTTGCAAGGGGGGAGGTTAGTAGAAGCCCAGGAGTATTTAAAAAATTATGGCAAGTTGGGGATGTTGAATGGGCTAGCCGAGAAGTATATTCAGGTAAGCCATCAGAAGCACAAGCAAATCACCCGTAACCGCAGGTTAGTGGCGGGAGCGTTTATTGGAGTGTTGGTGTTGGGGACAGTTGTTTCAACTAAACAGGCCAGAAAGGCAGAAGAAAGTGAAATTAAAGCCCTGAGTCAACTTTCAGAACTCTTGTTTAGCTCAAAGCAACCCTTTGATGCTTTAAAAGAGAGTTTAAGGGCAGTAAGAAAACTCAACAAGGCGCATTGGGTAAAAGGTGATACTAGAATACAAGTGATCGCTAGTTTACGACAATCTCTCTATGGAGTGAAAGAATTTAATAGCCTAGACGAACATAGCGATCCTGTCACTAGCGTGGCCTTTAGCCCAGATGGCATGACTATCGCTTCTGCTAGTGCAGACAACACGGTCAAACTGTGGAATCACCAAGGCAAACCACTGCACACCCTCACCGGACATAGCCAACCTGTCATTAGCGTGGCCTTTAGCCCAGATGGCCAAACTATTGCTTCTGCTAGTGGGGACAGGACGGTGAAACTGTGGAATCTCCAAGGCAAACTACTGCACACCCTCACCGGACATAGCTACCCTGTCAAAAGCGTGGCCTTTAGCTATGATGGCATGACCATCGCTACTGCTACTTTTGAGGGCACCGTGAAACTGTGGAATCACCAAGGCCAACTACTGCACACCCTCACTGGATATCGCGATCCTTTCGATTTTGTCATTATCGTCGCCTTTAGCCCAGATGGCCAGACTATCGCTACTGCTAGTGATATCGGTACTGCTAGTGATGAGTACACCGTGAAACTGTGGAATCTACAAGGCAAACACCTGCACACCCTCACTGGACATAGCGAACCTGTCACTAGCGTCACCTTTAGCCCAGACGGCCAGACTATCGCTTCTGCTAGTGATGACAACACGGTGAAACTGTGGAATCTCCAAGGCAAACACCTGCACACCCTCACTGGACATAGCGAAGATGTCAATAGCGTGGCCTTTAGCTATGATGGCATGACTATCGCTTCTGGTAGTTCTGACAACACCGTGAAACTGTGGAATCTCCAAGGCAAACACCTTCACACCCTCACTGGACATAGCGAAGATGTCATTAGCGTTACCTTTAGGCCAGATGGCATGACTATCGCTTCTGGTAGTTTCGACAACACGGTGAAACTGTGGAATCTCCAAGGCAAACCCCTGCACACCCTCAAAGGCCATAGCGCACCTGTCATTAGCGTTACCTTTAGGCCAGATGGCATGACTATCGCTTCTGGTAGTTATGACAACACGGTGAAACTGTGGAATCCCCAAGGCAAACCCCTGCACACCCTCAAAGGCCATAGCGCACCTGTCACTAGCGTGGCCTTTAGCCGAGATGGCATGACTATCGCTTCTGGTAGTCATGACAACACCGTGAAACTGTGGAATCACCAAGGCAAACCCCTGCACACCCTCAAAGGCCATAGCGCAACTGTCACTAGCGTGGCCTTTAGCCGAGATGGCCAGACTATTGCTTCTGGTAGTTTGGACAACACGGTGAAACTGTGGAATCTCCAAGGCAAACCCCTGCACACCCTCACTGGACATAGGAATGGTCTCACTAGCGTGGCCTTTAGCTATGATGGCCAGACTATCGCTTCTGGTAGTTTGGACAACACGGTGAAACTGTGGAATCTCCAAGGCAAACCCCTGCACACCCTCAAAGGCCATAGCGCAACTGTCACTAGCGTGGCCTTTAGCTATGATGGTCAGACTATCGCTACTGCTAGTTATGACAACACGGTGAAACTGTGGAATCTCCAAGGCAAACCCCTGCACACCCTCACTGGACATAGGAATGGTCTCACTAGCGTGGCCTTTAGCTATGATGGCCAGACTATCGCTTCTGCTAGTGATGACAACACGGTGAAACTGTGGAATCCCCAAGGCAAACCCCTGCACACCCTCACTGGACATAGCGATGATGTCAATAGCGTCACCTTTAGCCCAGATGGCCAGACTATCGCTTCTGCTAGTGATGACAACACCGTGAAACTGTGGAATCTCGATTTAGATGATTTAGTCGCAAAGAGTTGTGATTGGCTCGAGGATTACCTAGTTTCTCATCAAGAGGAAACAGAATTAAGGAAAATTTGTCGTATGTAG
- a CDS encoding alpha/beta hydrolase — protein sequence MFNDIVTAFPLTITNSPGLSRAAKVSTQSIHSNPLRQWLTRFSLSLGLSLVSTFSAIPALGAERITFFISPFGQFNIGIEDLEIFAKDGTMTRQFAYYANFATPTQLAALRILLNSRFNISPRYVYLFTRLPVGKTLLRRLGNVIKADFNRNGFYPLRGALISAASDPEGLSVINVLRKFSLETIYLDVELISDVTDELSRLFVGNNVVFSAVKNQAKIQGEGSTSFDLSAQPDLRNSGGIGWRKETFEVYNSERQASFPVDIYLPRSSDQGAIAGSIPTLVISHGLASDRNTFAYLAKHLASYGFAVAVPEHIGTSSERINRIFAGFATPLNPTAIIHRPLDVKYLLDELSAKANSDPSKFGRLNLEEVGVIGQSFGGYTVLALGGAKLNFEQLTSDCDTARQNNSSLDVSLLLQCRGTQLPPEDYNLGDERVKAVIAVNPLSNPIFGEAGMSQIQVPVMMVSSIRDLFAPPVEQQITPFSWLTTPENYLVVTEAGTHFSYLGGAGEGVLPVPPELIGPDPAIARPYLMALSTAFFKTYIAKQPQYASYLSESYVKEISQDPLNLFLLKSF from the coding sequence ATGTTTAATGATATTGTCACAGCTTTTCCCTTAACTATTACCAACTCCCCTGGTCTTTCCCGAGCAGCTAAAGTGAGCACCCAATCCATTCATTCTAACCCACTGCGCCAGTGGTTAACTCGCTTTTCCCTATCCCTAGGCTTGAGTCTAGTATCGACCTTCAGTGCAATTCCTGCCCTAGGAGCAGAGCGAATTACTTTCTTCATTTCTCCCTTTGGACAATTTAATATTGGGATTGAAGACTTGGAAATCTTTGCTAAAGATGGCACAATGACGCGGCAATTTGCCTATTATGCCAACTTTGCTACACCAACACAATTAGCAGCACTGCGGATTCTACTAAATAGTCGATTTAATATTTCTCCGAGATATGTTTATTTGTTCACTCGCTTACCGGTGGGCAAAACCTTACTGCGCCGATTGGGAAATGTAATAAAAGCAGATTTTAATCGCAATGGTTTCTATCCCTTGCGGGGTGCTTTAATTTCGGCAGCTTCTGATCCAGAAGGCTTGAGCGTTATTAATGTATTGCGTAAATTTTCCCTAGAAACTATTTACCTGGATGTGGAACTAATTTCTGATGTTACTGATGAGCTATCACGGCTATTTGTGGGAAATAATGTTGTATTTAGTGCCGTTAAAAATCAGGCAAAAATACAGGGAGAAGGCTCAACATCGTTTGATTTATCAGCACAGCCAGATCTCAGGAATTCTGGAGGAATAGGTTGGCGTAAAGAAACCTTTGAGGTTTATAACTCTGAGCGTCAAGCTTCGTTTCCCGTTGATATTTATCTACCTAGGTCTTCAGACCAAGGAGCAATAGCAGGCTCGATTCCAACTCTGGTTATTTCCCATGGTTTGGCTTCTGACCGCAATACCTTTGCCTATCTAGCGAAACATTTAGCATCTTACGGCTTTGCGGTTGCGGTACCGGAGCATATTGGTACTAGTTCCGAACGCATTAATCGAATCTTTGCTGGCTTCGCAACTCCCCTCAATCCTACTGCGATCATCCATCGTCCTTTGGATGTAAAGTATTTGTTAGATGAACTTTCCGCTAAAGCTAATTCTGACCCGAGTAAGTTTGGCAGGCTCAATCTAGAAGAGGTGGGAGTAATTGGTCAATCCTTCGGAGGCTATACTGTTCTTGCTCTAGGAGGGGCTAAACTCAATTTTGAACAGCTTACTAGTGACTGTGATACTGCTCGACAGAACAATTCATCCTTGGATGTATCCTTGCTACTCCAGTGTCGAGGTACTCAACTACCCCCAGAAGACTATAATTTGGGAGACGAACGGGTAAAAGCCGTGATTGCTGTTAATCCGCTCAGCAACCCGATCTTTGGTGAAGCCGGGATGTCACAAATTCAGGTTCCGGTCATGATGGTCTCTAGTATCAGAGACCTCTTTGCGCCACCTGTAGAACAACAAATTACCCCCTTCAGCTGGCTAACTACCCCAGAAAACTATCTAGTGGTGACAGAAGCAGGTACTCACTTTTCCTACCTGGGTGGGGCAGGAGAGGGTGTCTTACCGGTTCCACCTGAATTGATTGGGCCAGATCCTGCTATCGCTCGTCCTTACCTGATGGCACTTAGTACCGCTTTTTTCAAAACCTATATTGCTAAACAACCCCAATATGCTTCCTATCTCAGTGAGTCCTATGTCAAAGAGATTAGTCAAGACCCATTGAATCTGTTTCTGCTCAAGTCTTTCTAA
- a CDS encoding sulfotransferase, producing MKLPTFLIIGVQKAGTTSIYNYLTQHPQVYMSPVKETNFLEKDWEKLPSDLITPNKNRIDTFEKYCKLFQGVKDEIAIGEASPNYLFHYKSSSELILRYLPDVKLIAILRNPIDRAYSDYLMHVREATDVAGKVQPLSEQLKFRSKGSFTLKKGLYTAQLTHFLEKFNRDKIKVYLYDDLCKNPVALLQDMYRFIGVDETFIPDVSKKAQVAQVPKLKLVNDLLRKQNTFRTMVASGLKYIVPLEVRQTVRSALIKMNSTDNKKAALSKEERQKLLEFYRDDILKLQDLIQRDLSFWLTV from the coding sequence ATGAAATTACCGACTTTTTTAATTATAGGTGTGCAGAAGGCAGGAACAACTTCTATTTATAACTACTTAACGCAACACCCTCAAGTTTATATGAGTCCGGTTAAGGAAACCAATTTTTTGGAGAAAGATTGGGAAAAATTACCTTCAGACTTAATAACTCCTAACAAAAATCGAATTGATACCTTTGAAAAATATTGTAAACTTTTCCAAGGCGTGAAGGATGAAATAGCGATTGGTGAAGCATCGCCTAATTATTTGTTTCATTATAAATCATCTTCTGAGCTAATATTGCGTTATTTGCCCGACGTTAAACTAATTGCTATTCTCCGAAATCCCATAGACCGAGCTTATTCGGATTATTTAATGCATGTTCGGGAAGCGACGGATGTAGCGGGTAAGGTTCAACCTTTATCGGAACAGCTTAAGTTTCGATCTAAGGGGTCATTTACCTTAAAAAAAGGACTCTACACTGCTCAATTGACGCATTTTTTGGAAAAGTTTAATCGAGATAAAATCAAAGTTTATCTCTACGATGATTTATGTAAAAATCCTGTGGCTTTGCTCCAGGATATGTATCGATTCATTGGAGTAGATGAAACGTTTATCCCGGATGTATCCAAAAAAGCTCAAGTGGCTCAAGTTCCTAAATTAAAATTGGTTAATGATCTGTTGCGGAAACAAAATACCTTCAGAACTATGGTGGCTTCTGGACTAAAGTACATCGTTCCGCTGGAGGTGAGGCAAACTGTTCGTTCGGCGCTAATCAAAATGAACTCAACTGATAATAAAAAAGCTGCTCTTTCTAAAGAGGAACGGCAAAAGTTGCTGGAATTTTATCGTGATGATATCCTCAAACTCCAAGATTTGATTCAACGAGACCTTTCGTTTTGGTTAACTGTTTGA
- a CDS encoding helix-turn-helix domain-containing protein produces MAQHAGYPRWVYNWGLAI; encoded by the coding sequence ATGGCACAACATGCTGGTTATCCTAGATGGGTCTACAACTGGGGACTAGCCATTTAG
- a CDS encoding glycogen/starch/alpha-glucan phosphorylase, with product MKEPTNLTQQIKVKVEDDRTGMSVETLKRAFADNLYYIQGKNQFLATPYDYYMALAYTVRDRLLQRWIKTLETYTRKNAKTVYYLSAEFLMGRQLTNNLLNLGIYDRLSQALHESGLELDDLKILEAEPGLGNGGLGRLAACFLDSLATLEIPAVGYGIRYEFGIFDQRIIDGGQVERPDKWLRFGNPWEIRRPELTVEVNFGGKTESYKDEEGRYRVRWIPEWKVLGTPYDIPVPGYKKNTVNTLRLWRAGASEEFDFQVFDSGDYTGSVTEKIYSENISKVLYPNDNTSQGKQLRLEQQYFFVSCSLQDIINNYRRTNSNFDLFHEKIAIQLNDTHPSIGVAELMRLFLDKYKLSWNRAWYITRNTFGYTNHTLLAEALERWPISLFERLLPRNLEIIYEINRRFLDNVRLKYPGDNDRLRRMSLIEEGPEKSVRMAHLACVGSHAINGVAALHTELLKKDVLRDFYELWPNKFINMTNGVTPRRWLLLSNPQLSELITEKIGEAWVTDLDQLKQLEQFVTDAEFCDRWRKIKQLHKQNLADYILLHNSIKVDPNSLFDVQVKRIHEYKRQLLNVLHIITLYNQIKENPSIDILPRTFIFAGKAAPGYYLAKLVIKLINSVAEIINDDPDVSDRIKVVFLEGFSVSLGEQVYPAADLSEQISTAGKEASGTGNMKFAMNGALTIGTLDGANIEIREEVGADNFFLFGLTTEEVYALKAGGYNPQEYYNNNKDLKQVIDQIGSRYFYPRNPDLFKPLVDSLLYDDQYLLLADYQSYVNTQKQVSLAYRDQHHWTRMSIINAANMGKFSSDRTIREYGQNIWNVEPISVDLDEYDQNSAGLKRVTNLH from the coding sequence ATGAAGGAACCTACCAACCTCACACAACAAATCAAGGTTAAGGTAGAAGATGACCGTACAGGTATGTCGGTGGAAACCCTTAAGCGAGCCTTTGCTGATAATCTTTATTATATCCAGGGCAAAAATCAGTTTTTGGCTACACCCTACGATTACTATATGGCTCTGGCTTATACGGTAAGAGACCGGCTACTTCAGCGGTGGATTAAAACCTTAGAAACCTATACTAGAAAAAATGCTAAGACAGTATATTACCTGTCAGCAGAGTTTTTGATGGGTCGCCAGCTCACTAACAACTTGCTGAACTTGGGGATATATGATCGGCTCAGCCAAGCTCTCCACGAATCTGGGCTGGAGCTAGATGACCTGAAAATCCTGGAAGCTGAGCCTGGTCTAGGAAATGGCGGTTTAGGACGCTTGGCTGCTTGTTTCCTGGACTCCCTGGCAACTTTAGAAATTCCTGCTGTTGGGTATGGCATCCGTTATGAATTCGGTATCTTTGACCAGCGGATCATTGACGGTGGTCAAGTTGAACGTCCTGACAAGTGGCTACGGTTCGGCAACCCTTGGGAAATCCGACGCCCAGAATTAACCGTTGAGGTGAATTTCGGGGGTAAGACAGAATCCTACAAGGATGAGGAAGGGCGGTATCGGGTACGTTGGATTCCCGAGTGGAAGGTTTTGGGTACTCCCTACGATATACCAGTGCCTGGTTACAAGAAAAATACGGTCAATACCCTGCGTCTGTGGCGTGCTGGTGCTAGTGAAGAATTTGATTTTCAGGTATTCGACAGCGGCGACTATACCGGTTCTGTTACTGAAAAGATCTATTCTGAGAATATCTCGAAAGTTCTGTATCCCAATGATAATACTTCCCAAGGGAAGCAACTACGGCTGGAGCAGCAGTATTTCTTTGTTAGCTGTTCTCTTCAGGACATTATTAATAATTATCGACGAACTAATAGTAATTTTGACCTGTTCCATGAGAAAATTGCGATTCAGCTCAATGACACTCACCCATCGATTGGGGTGGCGGAGCTGATGCGGTTGTTCTTGGATAAGTACAAATTGAGCTGGAATCGAGCTTGGTATATCACTAGGAACACTTTTGGTTATACTAATCATACTTTGCTAGCAGAGGCTTTGGAACGCTGGCCAATTAGCCTATTTGAGAGACTCTTACCGAGGAACTTAGAGATTATCTATGAAATCAACCGTCGCTTCTTGGATAATGTGCGTCTCAAGTATCCAGGTGATAATGACCGGCTCAGACGAATGTCCTTGATTGAGGAGGGACCCGAAAAGTCTGTGCGGATGGCACATTTAGCCTGCGTAGGTAGCCATGCTATTAATGGGGTGGCGGCACTGCATACAGAATTGCTGAAGAAGGATGTGCTCCGAGATTTCTACGAATTGTGGCCAAATAAGTTTATTAATATGACCAATGGGGTCACACCCCGTCGGTGGCTATTGCTGAGTAATCCTCAACTGTCGGAACTGATTACTGAGAAAATTGGGGAGGCTTGGGTTACTGATCTAGACCAGCTCAAACAGTTAGAGCAGTTTGTTACTGATGCTGAGTTTTGCGATCGCTGGCGCAAGATTAAGCAGCTGCACAAGCAAAACCTCGCGGATTATATTCTGCTGCACAACAGTATTAAGGTTGATCCCAATTCCCTGTTTGATGTCCAAGTAAAGCGGATTCACGAGTACAAGCGTCAGTTGCTGAATGTACTCCATATCATTACTCTCTACAACCAGATCAAGGAGAATCCCTCTATCGATATCTTGCCCCGAACCTTTATTTTCGCTGGCAAAGCAGCACCGGGTTACTACTTGGCTAAACTGGTGATTAAGTTGATCAACTCAGTAGCAGAGATTATCAATGATGACCCTGATGTAAGCGATCGCATAAAGGTAGTTTTCTTAGAAGGCTTTTCGGTTTCCCTCGGAGAGCAGGTTTACCCAGCAGCAGACCTTTCAGAGCAAATCTCCACTGCTGGCAAGGAAGCCTCTGGAACTGGCAATATGAAATTTGCCATGAATGGAGCGTTAACGATTGGTACCTTGGATGGTGCTAATATTGAAATCCGAGAAGAGGTAGGAGCAGACAACTTTTTCCTGTTTGGTCTAACTACTGAGGAAGTATACGCTCTCAAAGCTGGGGGATATAACCCACAAGAATACTATAACAACAATAAAGACCTCAAGCAGGTAATCGATCAGATTGGCTCTAGGTACTTCTATCCCCGTAATCCCGACCTGTTTAAGCCACTTGTGGATTCCCTACTGTATGACGATCAGTACCTGCTTTTGGCAGACTACCAGTCCTATGTGAATACCCAGAAGCAAGTAAGCCTTGCCTATCGGGATCAGCATCACTGGACTCGCATGTCGATTATCAATGCGGCGAATATGGGCAAATTCTCTTCAGACCGCACGATTCGGGAGTATGGTCAGAACATCTGGAATGTTGAGCCGATTTCCGTTGACCTAGACGAGTACGACCAGAACTCTGCTGGGTTGAAGCGAGTAACTAATTTACATTAA